CCCGCGCAGCCATCTCCCGCGAGCAGCGACGGCTGGATTCAAGCGCACCGGCGACCGCCTCCTCCATGCCTCCCCGCGCAGCCCCACCTCCAGGGCGAGCGCGCTGGCGACCGGATCTGCCTCTGGGGCGAGCGCGCCGGCCGTCTCCCTCCCGCGCGCagtcgtcttcctccccacgcccgAACCCTATCCCTTCCGCTGCCGCActcgctcctcctccttctcagCGAGATCTGGAActccgctctctctccctccagccctccctccactctctcccGGCGCAACAAGGgcgcccctctccctccctcccgacGGCAGCCCCTCTCGCGCGGCCCCTGCAGCGGCGCTCCGTGGTGGAGCTCGCGTGGCCCCCCGCGGCGGAGCTCGCGCGGCCCCTGCAGCGGCACGGAGCAGGGCGGCTCTCCTCCGGCGCGGACCTCTCTGGGTAGGGGCGGCGCGGATCCAGCCATGTGTCGTCCAGGTCCACAAGGACAAAGCTAGCGGAAATATATGGAGAATCTGGGAGGAGATGAACGCACCTGTAGGCGGTGACCAGGTGGTGGATGAGGACCAGCATCTCGAGCTTGGCCAGCTCGTTCCCGGGGCACGCGTGCACGCCGTTCCCAAATGGCAGGAACGTGTTCGGCCGCGGCGCCACCTGCATATGCAACACGTCGTCGTTCCACAAACCACCACAGAAGGGGGGAAAAAAAGGCTCATCAGCAACATATATATTTTCAGTTCCTCGCTGATACGCGAGCATCGACGTCAACTACAGCAACTACGGTGAGGATCGAGACCGGATACGGTACCTGGAATCTAGAAGGGTCGAACTTGTGTGGATCCTGGAAGTAGTCCGGGCTGTGATGGATGCTCCTGAAGAGCGGCATCACCTTCCACCCCTTGGGGATAAGGAACCCTACAACACGCCAAGGAAATACAAGGAAGAATCCGAGTCAGAATTATTAACCCTTCTTGCTCGTTGCTACGTGCAGAAAAAAAGGAGTGCCACGCAGCGCCTCTACGGTGACGTAGCCCCACGCCGACCGCAGGCTGCAGCAAGCAGCATGCGTGTGCGCACGTGCGTACCTTTGTACTCCACGTCGGCCACGGCCTCCCTGAACGTGAACGAGATGATGCTCGCCATCCTTAAGCTCTCCAAAATCACCTGAGCAGAATAACGGCGCCATCAGTAACCACAAGATCGAAAACACGCTGTCAGAGGTTTTATTTGCATTTTCCAGCTAGCAAATACGTACCCTATGCGTCAGCGCCATGCTCCTCGTGTGCGCCCAAGCCAGCGGCAGCCTCCCGCCGCCGGTGGCCTCGCGGACCGCCGCCTGCTCCGCCCGGACGGCCTCCAGGAGCTTGGGGTGGTCGTGGAGGTACTTGACGATCCAGGTGAGCACGCTGGCCGTCGTGTCCTGCGCCGCGAACAGCACGCCGATGATGTTGTCCGCGACCTGCTCGTCGCTCAGGAGCGGCGCCGCGCCGTCGTCGCCGCCCTGCTGGGACTGCATCAGGCAGCCCAGCAGGTCGGTTCCCAGCTCGCCACGCTCCCGCCGCTCGCGCATGATGTCGCTCAGCACGTCGtgcagccgccgccgcgcctATAGTGTCGAACGGTTTCACACGCATACGTGTCACGTGTCAGGGTACCGCCAGAAGGTACTAGAGATCAGTTGGGTTGTAAATGCCGTTGCGTGCTCACCTGCATCGCCTTGTAATAGAGCGTCCCCGGTAGGCTGTTGGGGAAGGAGTTGTACCCCTTCTCCACGATGGAGTAATTCTTCCTCAGCTCCGCCTTGCGCCGCTCGTccagccggccgccgccgccgaagatCATCACGATGCCCACATCAAACGACAGCTGAAACGTAACAAGGGATTCTCAGACATCCGATTCATTCGACATTACGGACATCATCGTTGGCGATGCATGCATGCTTGCTTGCTTACCGTCTTCATGGCGTGGAACGTGCTTCTGACGTGGCCGTCCCCCCAGGAAGCAAGAGTGGACCGCACGGTGGCCTCGACCTCAGGGACGAGCGCGCGGAGCGCGTCGGGGCCGAGCGCGCCCTGGACGAGcttgcggaggcggaggtggtagTCGCCCTGGTGGAAGAAGAGCGCCGACGGCCCGATCATGCGCTCCTTGCTGCGAGGGTAGGTCGGCTTGAACAGGTGCGCCTGCGTCACCAGGACGAACCGCGCCGCCTCCGGGCTCGCCAGCATCACGCACGGGCAACCCAGGAGGTGCGTCTTGAAGATCTCGCCGTACCTCTTCTGTTTGGAGGCGAAGAAGATGTTGGGATCCTGGGAGTAGAGTTGGAGGGTCTCACCAAGGTAAGGCCAGCCCATGGAGCCAGGAGGCAGCttcaaggaagaagaagaagccttCTCATGGCCGCCGAAGcggcggcctttccccttctgCCAGCGTGCGTACTGAACGTAGGAGGCGATGGCTAGAAAAATGAGGGTGCAAACAAGGATGAAGAAGAAGGCCATCCAACTGATATGCTGAGAAGCAGATCAGTTACTGCGATTGCAGACTGTCCCGCTGCTAGTTTTGGTCTGAGCTTGTGCGTTCTGTGTGTGAGAGCCTGCTTTATACGTTGGTGGCTGGGAGGAGGAGAGATCGAGACTGGGTTGTGTGTTGTGAGGAGAGCGCGCGCGCGAGGGAGGGACAGAGAAGAAAAATCTTTGATGGACGGATCTTTCGAATGGTGGAGGTCGAGGCAACGCCTTGCGTGGTATTTATAGAAGGAGCGCTGCTGGCAAGTCTCAAGAGCATATCTTAAAGTCTGCATGCGGCTGGGAGGATAAGTCCCTAGTCCGGCGCACCTTAAGAT
Above is a genomic segment from Miscanthus floridulus cultivar M001 chromosome 3, ASM1932011v1, whole genome shotgun sequence containing:
- the LOC136546360 gene encoding abscisic acid 8'-hydroxylase 3-like — its product is MAFFFILVCTLIFLAIASYVQYARWQKGKGRRFGGHEKASSSSLKLPPGSMGWPYLGETLQLYSQDPNIFFASKQKRYGEIFKTHLLGCPCVMLASPEAARFVLVTQAHLFKPTYPRSKERMIGPSALFFHQGDYHLRLRKLVQGALGPDALRALVPEVEATVRSTLASWGDGHVRSTFHAMKTLSFDVGIVMIFGGGGRLDERRKAELRKNYSIVEKGYNSFPNSLPGTLYYKAMQARRRLHDVLSDIMRERRERGELGTDLLGCLMQSQQGGDDGAAPLLSDEQVADNIIGVLFAAQDTTASVLTWIVKYLHDHPKLLEAVRAEQAAVREATGGGRLPLAWAHTRSMALTHRVILESLRMASIISFTFREAVADVEYKGFLIPKGWKVMPLFRSIHHSPDYFQDPHKFDPSRFQVAPRPNTFLPFGNGVHACPGNELAKLEMLVLIHHLVTAYRWEIVGSSDEVEYSPFPVPKHGLPVKLWRDNSTVDRKGHQYQTDVVEDIIVRHLN